GAAGCCGCAGCCGAATACATTAAAGAGCACGTGAGCAAACCGGTTGTGGCATATATAGCCGGAGTGACAGCGCCTCCAGGCAAGCGCATGGGCCATGCCGGTGCGATCGTTTCGGGCGGTAAAGGTACGGCAGATGAAAAATTCAGAGCCTTGAACGCGGCCGGGGTAACCACGGTGCGTTCGCCAGCCGAACTTGGCAGTGCGATCAAGCAACGTCTGGGCGCCTAAATACTGTCTGTAAAATGATTTAACAGGGAGCTTTATGCTCCCTTTTTTATTGAATCCTTTATACTTTATGTCCGGATTCGATAAGATTTTTATACAAGAATTTCTATGTCCTCAGAAAAATTAATAATCGCTGTTGCCCAAATGAATGGTCTGGTCGGTGACATTCAAAAACATTGCGAACAGGTAATTGCCTTATCTAATCAGGCACGTGATGAGCATCAAGCTGACATTATTGTTTTTCCCGAATTGACTTTGACCGGTTACCCACCCGAGGACTTGTTGTTACACGCCGGACTGCAATGGCGAGTACAAAAAGCTTTCAAAAAAATCAAGAATGAGATTAAGGATATTGCCGTAGTCATTGGTTATCCGGATTATCAAGATGACAAAATCTATAATGCCGCAAGTTTTTTATACAACGGTGATGAGCTGGCGCGCTATTACAAGCAATGTTTGCCTAACTATGCGGTGTTTGATGAAAAACGCTATTTCACTCCCGGTGACCAGGCAATGGTGGTCGAATATAAAGGCGCGGATATCGGCTTAACCATTTGCGAAGATCTTTGGGAAGAGTTTCCATTAAAACAGGCGGTTAAAGCTGGCGCCGAGATCATCTTGAATATTAATGCCTCTCCTTATCATGTGAGAAAGATATCCGCACGAGAAAAAGTAATACAAGACGTTTCAAAAAGAATTGATGCACCAATTGTGTACGGTAATTGGGTAGGCGGGCAAGACGAACTGGTGTTTGACGGGTCTTCACTGGTCACAAATTCGGATGGCAAGATTACCAATCGACTGACTCCTTTCAGCGAGGGAATATTAGTCACGACCTTCACACAGGAATCCGGTCGCTGGGAGCCCGTGCAAACACCGCTTCCGCCACAACCGTCATTTTTGCAACAAACCTGGGACGCCCTGGTGGTCGGCACACGCGACTATGTTAATAAAAACCGTTTCCCTGGCATTGTATTAGGTTTATCCGGCGGAATAGATTCGGCGGTAACATTGGCTATCGCGGTAGACGCCTTGGGCGCAGATCGGGTTAGAGCGGTAATGATGCCCTCAAAGTACACTTCCGATTTAAGCGAAAGCGAAGCGGCGCGTCAGGCCGAATGGCTAGGGGTGCAATACGATAGCTTCCCGATTGAAGGAATGTACAAAGCCAGTGTTGATGCGCTTGATGCAGTTTTGTCTGGTACTGTACCCGGGGTCACCGAAGAGAACATTCAGGCACGCTGTCGGGGTGTGATGTTAATGGCGATCTCGAACAAAACCGGCTACATGGTTCTGACTACCGGCAATAAATCCGAAATGGCAGTCGGTTACTGTACCTTGTATGGAGATATGGCGGGTGGATATGCACCGATCAAGGATTGTGTAAAAACCCTGGTATACGACTTGGCTCGCTATCGAAATACCTTGTCCCAAGCCATTCCTGAAGTCGTGATCGAGCGACCACCAACGGCCGAATTACGCTTTGACCAAAAGGACTCAGACTCATTGCCCGATTATGAAATTTTAGATGCGATCCTGGAAGCATTCATAGAAGACGATCAATCGGTCGAGCATATTGTGGCCATGGGCTATGACCTGGAAACGGTAAAACGAGTATTGCACATGGTCAAGCGCAATGAATACAAACGTCGTCAGGCGCCACCTGGAGTACGCATAAGTTCCAGAGCCTTCGGAAAAGACTGGCGTTATCCGATCACCTCGGGGTATTAATTGCAAGATTGTTTTTCGCAAAAAAAACCGGACACTAGTCCGGTTTTTTTATCTACTGCGATTTATTCGAGTATTAGTTTGCTTGCTTGACCCGACTAATATCAGCGGCAAGATCATGCATGCCCATGCCCGTGTAACTGATCTGCAATATATCCAGTGCCTGACGCGCGGCTTGAGTGTCAGGGTATTTTTCTAAAATATTTTTAGCCCGGTTGGCAGCTGCAATGTGAATGCCACGACGTACATAATACTGCGCGACCTTGAGGTCATAATTTGCCAGACGTTCACGAATAAAAATGATGCGTTGTTTGGCATCTGTGGCATATTCACTGGATGGATACTTGCTGACCAAGGTCTGGAAATATTCCATGGAATCTTGCATTTCGTTTTGCGGGCGTTTGCTGCGATCAATGCGCAAAAGATTTTCTACGCGATTATTTTCTTCATCAAAGTGAACCAGACCCAACAGGTAATACACATAATCCAGTTTGGGATGAATAGGGTTT
The Gammaproteobacteria bacterium DNA segment above includes these coding regions:
- a CDS encoding NAD+ synthase produces the protein MSSEKLIIAVAQMNGLVGDIQKHCEQVIALSNQARDEHQADIIVFPELTLTGYPPEDLLLHAGLQWRVQKAFKKIKNEIKDIAVVIGYPDYQDDKIYNAASFLYNGDELARYYKQCLPNYAVFDEKRYFTPGDQAMVVEYKGADIGLTICEDLWEEFPLKQAVKAGAEIILNINASPYHVRKISAREKVIQDVSKRIDAPIVYGNWVGGQDELVFDGSSLVTNSDGKITNRLTPFSEGILVTTFTQESGRWEPVQTPLPPQPSFLQQTWDALVVGTRDYVNKNRFPGIVLGLSGGIDSAVTLAIAVDALGADRVRAVMMPSKYTSDLSESEAARQAEWLGVQYDSFPIEGMYKASVDALDAVLSGTVPGVTEENIQARCRGVMLMAISNKTGYMVLTTGNKSEMAVGYCTLYGDMAGGYAPIKDCVKTLVYDLARYRNTLSQAIPEVVIERPPTAELRFDQKDSDSLPDYEILDAILEAFIEDDQSVEHIVAMGYDLETVKRVLHMVKRNEYKRRQAPPGVRISSRAFGKDWRYPITSGY
- a CDS encoding outer membrane protein assembly factor BamD: MQTSNLTQSRISPVSVLIAAGLSALLMLTGCASNSDDGSESVRSSRLTPDEAIEYLFKRGERYMNSGNFQSAVSAFEQLETQYPLSKATRQAQMNLIYCYYKQKNSELAIDAANQFIKENPIHPKLDYVYYLLGLVHFDEENNRVENLLRIDRSKRPQNEMQDSMEYFQTLVSKYPSSEYATDAKQRIIFIRERLANYDLKVAQYYVRRGIHIAAANRAKNILEKYPDTQAARQALDILQISYTGMGMHDLAADISRVKQAN